From Pantoea sp. Ep11b, the proteins below share one genomic window:
- a CDS encoding glycosyltransferase family 9 protein, which produces MNYVLIYLLLLPFRALMRLFYRPTGRSLIIQTAKIGDFINITPMLRALGQSELLISKAVEPLARHDDTVSRYFLIEEAKRSFLAKLKLAFTLMNRYDNVYLVQPNSVNLFFAALCNAPNRQFLRTYVRKSYHSTFYRRASGIVEHTKTDLTLDSYLKLINRDYRHTDFPKHATSPLWQPPAPPAALLNPRSGIKIGISISAGNRAKTIPATVWQQLMASLSDLPCTFYVFGPPAEQPWLDELLSLTGPKENIVSLIGELKLEEVPWAIAQMDFYISSDSGNAYIADAQQVPVIMLYGPCEIREQRPVNNVLFIGPDNIAASTFVFATRFKFDQPAEKLFGLDDDKLTRIQTFITHNLE; this is translated from the coding sequence ATGAACTATGTGCTGATCTATCTGTTGCTGCTGCCTTTCCGGGCGCTGATGCGGCTCTTTTACCGCCCGACCGGACGCAGCTTAATTATCCAGACGGCGAAGATTGGGGACTTTATTAATATCACCCCGATGCTGCGCGCGCTGGGTCAGTCTGAGCTGCTGATCAGCAAAGCGGTGGAGCCGCTGGCACGTCACGACGACACGGTCAGCCGCTATTTTCTGATCGAAGAGGCGAAGCGCAGCTTTTTGGCCAAACTGAAGCTGGCGTTCACCCTGATGAACCGCTATGACAACGTCTATCTGGTACAGCCAAACAGCGTGAACCTGTTTTTTGCGGCATTATGCAATGCGCCCAACCGGCAGTTTCTGCGCACTTACGTGCGCAAATCCTACCACTCAACCTTCTATCGCCGGGCCAGCGGCATTGTCGAACATACGAAAACGGACTTAACGCTCGACAGTTACCTGAAGCTCATCAACCGCGACTATCGCCACACCGATTTCCCCAAGCATGCGACCTCGCCGCTCTGGCAGCCGCCTGCGCCGCCTGCCGCGTTGCTGAACCCGCGCAGCGGCATTAAAATCGGCATCAGCATCTCTGCCGGTAACCGGGCTAAAACCATTCCGGCCACCGTCTGGCAGCAGCTGATGGCCTCGCTGTCTGACCTGCCCTGCACCTTTTATGTCTTTGGCCCGCCCGCTGAACAGCCCTGGCTGGATGAGTTACTGAGCCTGACCGGGCCGAAAGAGAATATTGTCAGCCTGATTGGTGAGCTAAAGCTGGAAGAGGTTCCGTGGGCCATCGCGCAGATGGATTTCTACATCTCCTCAGACTCTGGCAATGCCTATATCGCCGACGCGCAGCAGGTTCCGGTGATCATGCTTTACGGGCCGTGTGAAATCAGAGAACAGCGTCCGGTTAACAACGTGTTATTTATCGGACCCGATAATATTGCTGCCTCGACGTTCGTTTTTGCTACGCGTTTTAAGTTTGATCAGCCCGCTGAAAAATTATTCGGGTTGGATGACGATAAACTGACTAGAATACAAACGTTTATTACTCATAATCTGGAATAG
- a CDS encoding glycosyltransferase family 8 protein, whose translation MAITPLADAVQQSQLLVNTLADMDDNPVHVAFGINHAYARGLGITLFSLLCHHPDTAFHAHIFSDSLREEDVEKLRTLATGHRLAITLHIFNSAWVDQLPAVGRYPKSIHYRFLIPETVARYSDRVIYLDADTLVVGDYSPLFTLDITDYTLAACNDTPRARQNQCARLGLTHHHYFNSGFMLINIPRWLDRQTTARITDVLVTRGAGFGFPDQDALNIVLEEEILILPDRYNHIYDIIANKVWDHSGVPDDTVMIHYTGKCKPWHAWGGSDLSRLYYRYYQRSPWATQPLDAPKHYKEIKRFARIKWHQKEYAESMSWMMKYVRLKFFNPRQP comes from the coding sequence ATGGCCATTACCCCTCTTGCTGACGCCGTTCAGCAAAGTCAGCTGCTGGTGAACACGCTCGCTGACATGGATGATAATCCGGTCCATGTTGCGTTTGGCATCAACCATGCCTACGCGCGTGGTCTGGGCATTACGCTGTTTTCACTTCTTTGCCATCATCCCGATACCGCTTTCCACGCCCACATTTTTTCCGATTCGCTGCGTGAAGAGGATGTGGAAAAGCTGCGTACGCTGGCGACCGGTCATCGGCTGGCAATTACGCTGCATATCTTCAACAGCGCCTGGGTTGATCAACTGCCTGCGGTGGGACGCTACCCCAAAAGTATTCACTACCGCTTCCTGATCCCTGAAACCGTGGCGCGCTACAGCGATCGGGTGATCTACCTCGACGCCGACACCCTGGTCGTCGGGGATTACTCGCCCCTGTTTACGCTGGATATCACGGACTACACGCTGGCGGCCTGCAATGACACGCCGCGGGCGCGGCAGAACCAGTGCGCGCGGCTGGGGCTGACGCACCATCACTATTTCAATTCCGGCTTTATGCTGATCAATATTCCACGCTGGCTCGACAGGCAGACCACGGCGCGCATTACTGACGTGCTGGTGACCCGCGGCGCCGGGTTTGGTTTCCCCGACCAGGATGCGCTGAATATTGTGCTGGAGGAGGAGATCCTGATCCTGCCGGATCGTTACAACCATATTTATGACATCATTGCCAACAAAGTCTGGGACCACTCCGGCGTACCCGACGACACCGTGATGATTCACTACACCGGCAAATGCAAACCCTGGCACGCCTGGGGGGGCAGCGATCTCTCCCGTCTTTACTACCGTTATTACCAGCGTTCGCCATGGGCCACGCAGCCGCTTGATGCGCCAAAGCATTACAAAGAGATCAAGCGCTTTGCCCGCATAAAGTGGCATCAGAAAGAGTACGCTGAAAGCATGAGCTGGATGATGAAATATGTCAGGCTGAAGTTTTTTAATCCGCGCCAGCCGTAG
- a CDS encoding glycosyltransferase: MSTSPLLSIITPMYNAGSMFDEFMRSLLAQTLTSLEIIIVDDGSTDGSGERADHYAQHHAHIRVIHQENGGVSRARNAGLAIARGKYVTFPDADDTQQPEMYQTLVTMAEADDLDAAQCNAEWFFKHSQRVKPLIPLDRLRSTPVLSGAAWLNTALKTHRYMHVVWLGIYRRALIEQHQLQFEPGLHHQDIPWTTEFMLLASRVRYTDAVLYRYYMHDASISNRKRTGARNVEYQRHYLKIARLLEELNIRYRDRVKIYPSFHYQVTHEALSVCHSVRREPDEQARQAIIADLFASRTHLRMLRNARGIKQWYQLLLWLGRLYRWRAK, from the coding sequence ATGAGTACTTCTCCTCTGCTGAGTATCATTACCCCGATGTATAACGCGGGCAGCATGTTTGATGAGTTCATGCGGTCACTGCTGGCGCAGACACTGACCTCGCTGGAAATTATTATCGTCGACGATGGTTCCACCGACGGCTCAGGCGAACGCGCCGACCACTATGCGCAGCATCACGCTCACATTCGTGTCATTCATCAGGAGAACGGCGGTGTCTCGCGGGCGCGCAATGCGGGACTGGCTATCGCGCGCGGAAAATATGTCACCTTCCCTGACGCCGATGATACCCAGCAGCCCGAGATGTACCAGACGCTGGTGACGATGGCAGAGGCGGACGATCTGGATGCGGCGCAGTGCAACGCCGAGTGGTTTTTCAAACACAGCCAGCGGGTAAAGCCGCTGATCCCGCTGGATCGCCTGCGCAGCACGCCGGTGCTGAGCGGTGCCGCCTGGCTCAACACTGCCCTGAAAACCCATCGCTATATGCATGTGGTCTGGCTGGGCATCTATCGCCGGGCGCTGATTGAGCAGCATCAGTTGCAGTTTGAACCCGGTCTGCATCATCAGGATATTCCCTGGACCACCGAATTTATGCTGCTGGCCAGTCGGGTGCGTTATACCGACGCGGTGCTCTATCGCTACTATATGCACGACGCCTCGATCAGCAATCGCAAACGGACAGGGGCGCGCAACGTTGAATATCAGCGTCACTACCTGAAAATCGCGCGGCTGCTGGAAGAGCTGAATATCCGCTATCGGGACCGCGTAAAAATCTACCCATCGTTTCACTATCAGGTGACCCATGAGGCGCTGAGCGTCTGCCACAGCGTGAGACGGGAACCCGACGAACAGGCCCGCCAGGCCATTATCGCAGATCTCTTTGCCAGCCGGACGCATCTGCGCATGCTGCGCAATGCCCGGGGCATCAAGCAGTGGTATCAGTTACTGCTGTGGCTGGGCCGGCTCTATCGCTGGCGGGCTAAATAA